One window of the Klebsiella oxytoca genome contains the following:
- the cydB gene encoding cytochrome d ubiquinol oxidase subunit II, whose amino-acid sequence MGIDLSVIWFVIIVFATLMYIVMDGFDLGIGILFTTTRDATDRDVMVNSVAPVWDGNETWLVLGGAGLFGAFPLAYAVIIDALAIPLTLMLIGLIFRGVAFEFRFNATPSHRPFWDRAFMGGSILATFAQGIVVGAVINGFAVSGRSFSGGMFDWFTPFTLFCGLGLCVAYALLGASWLVMKSENALHSNMRVTARILLLALLVVIIAISIWTPLAQPAIAGRWFSLPNIFFLLPVPLLVAAIGAWLWRTLRNSASHLLPFVLTLGIIFLGFSGLGISIWPHIIPPGITLWQAAAPPQSQGFMLVGALLILPVILGYTFWSYYVFRGKVQHGEGYH is encoded by the coding sequence ATGGGTATCGATTTATCGGTTATTTGGTTTGTCATTATCGTCTTCGCCACCCTGATGTATATCGTGATGGACGGTTTCGACCTGGGAATTGGCATTTTATTCACCACTACCCGGGACGCTACGGACCGCGATGTGATGGTAAACAGCGTGGCGCCGGTCTGGGACGGCAATGAAACCTGGCTGGTGCTCGGCGGCGCGGGACTGTTCGGCGCTTTCCCGCTGGCCTACGCGGTGATTATCGATGCGCTGGCAATCCCGCTCACGCTGATGCTGATCGGCCTTATTTTTCGCGGCGTCGCCTTTGAGTTTCGTTTTAACGCTACGCCATCGCATCGCCCGTTCTGGGATCGAGCTTTTATGGGCGGTTCTATTCTGGCTACCTTCGCGCAGGGAATCGTTGTCGGCGCGGTGATCAACGGCTTCGCGGTCAGCGGTCGCAGCTTCAGCGGCGGAATGTTTGACTGGTTTACGCCGTTTACCCTGTTCTGCGGTCTGGGGCTATGCGTTGCCTATGCGCTGCTGGGCGCCAGCTGGCTGGTGATGAAGAGCGAGAATGCGCTGCACAGCAATATGCGCGTTACCGCGCGCATACTACTGCTGGCGCTGCTGGTCGTGATTATCGCCATCAGCATCTGGACGCCGCTGGCGCAGCCGGCCATTGCCGGGCGCTGGTTCAGTTTGCCCAATATTTTCTTCCTGCTGCCGGTACCGCTGCTGGTCGCGGCGATCGGCGCCTGGCTATGGCGAACGCTGCGCAACAGCGCCAGCCACCTGCTGCCTTTTGTGCTGACGCTGGGAATTATCTTTCTCGGTTTTAGCGGACTGGGGATTAGTATCTGGCCGCATATTATTCCACCGGGCATCACCCTTTGGCAGGCGGCCGCGCCGCCGCAAAGCCAGGGCTTTATGCTGGTCGGCGCGCTGCTTATTTTACCGGTGATCCTTGGCTACACCTTCTGGAGTTATTACGTTTTTCGCGGCAAAGTTCAACACGGCGAGGGGTATCACTGA
- a CDS encoding DUF2474 domain-containing protein gives MQRLWLKRTLWMVALWGGSVLALAAVSMGFRLLMTAAGLKS, from the coding sequence ATGCAACGATTATGGCTTAAGCGAACGCTATGGATGGTCGCTCTGTGGGGAGGCAGCGTGCTGGCCCTGGCGGCGGTGAGTATGGGGTTTCGGCTGCTGATGACGGCAGCAGGATTGAAGTCGTGA
- a CDS encoding cytochrome ubiquinol oxidase subunit I produces the protein MFGLDAFHLARIQFAFTVSFHIIFPAITIGLASYLAVLEGLWLKTKNPTWRSLYHFWSKIFAVNFGMGVVSGLVMAYQFGTNWSGFSEFAGSITGPLLTYEVLTAFFLEAGFLGVMLFGWNRVGPGLHFFATCMVALGTIISTFWILASNSWMQTPQGFEIVNGQVVPVDWFAVIFNPSFPYRLLHMSVAAFLSSALFVGASAAWHLLRGNNTPAVRAMFSMALWMTLIVAPTQALIGDMHGLNTLKHQPAKIAAIEGHWENIPGEPTPLLLFGWPDMQQERTRYGLEIPALGSLILTHSLDKQVPALKEFAAEDRPDSTIVFWSFRLMAGLGMLMILLGALALWLRYRGRLYQSRPFLRFALWMGPSGLIAILAGWVTTEVGRQPWVVYGVQRTADAVSAHGDLHMSISLLTFIVVYGSVFGVGYSYMLRLIRKGPQDAQPPTSGTPARPLSAATGREQQKEFH, from the coding sequence ATGTTCGGTCTTGATGCATTTCACCTGGCGCGGATCCAGTTCGCCTTTACCGTGTCATTTCATATTATCTTCCCCGCCATCACTATCGGGTTAGCCAGCTACCTCGCGGTGCTGGAGGGCTTATGGTTAAAAACCAAAAACCCAACCTGGCGCTCGCTTTACCACTTCTGGTCGAAAATTTTCGCCGTCAATTTCGGGATGGGCGTGGTTTCAGGTCTGGTGATGGCCTACCAGTTCGGTACTAACTGGAGCGGATTTTCAGAATTCGCCGGGAGCATAACCGGCCCGCTGCTGACCTACGAAGTGCTGACCGCCTTCTTCCTCGAAGCGGGATTTCTCGGCGTGATGCTGTTCGGCTGGAACCGCGTCGGCCCCGGTCTGCACTTCTTCGCCACCTGCATGGTGGCGCTGGGGACCATCATTTCAACCTTCTGGATCCTCGCCTCCAATAGCTGGATGCAAACGCCGCAGGGCTTTGAAATCGTCAATGGCCAGGTGGTACCGGTGGACTGGTTCGCGGTTATCTTTAATCCATCGTTCCCTTACCGCCTGCTGCATATGTCGGTGGCGGCGTTTCTCAGCAGCGCGCTGTTCGTTGGGGCGTCGGCGGCATGGCACCTGCTGCGGGGCAACAATACCCCTGCCGTGCGCGCAATGTTCTCGATGGCGCTGTGGATGACGCTGATTGTCGCCCCGACCCAGGCATTAATTGGTGATATGCACGGGCTGAATACGCTCAAGCACCAGCCGGCCAAAATCGCCGCCATTGAAGGCCACTGGGAGAATATCCCCGGCGAACCCACCCCGCTACTGCTGTTCGGCTGGCCGGATATGCAGCAGGAGCGGACCCGCTACGGCCTGGAAATCCCGGCGCTAGGCAGCCTGATCCTCACCCACAGTCTGGATAAGCAGGTGCCCGCGCTTAAGGAGTTCGCCGCGGAAGACAGACCTGACTCCACCATCGTGTTCTGGTCTTTCCGCCTGATGGCCGGGCTCGGCATGCTGATGATCCTGCTCGGCGCGCTGGCCCTGTGGCTGCGCTATCGCGGTCGGCTGTATCAATCCAGGCCCTTTTTACGCTTTGCGCTCTGGATGGGGCCTTCGGGACTTATCGCTATCCTGGCGGGCTGGGTGACCACCGAGGTGGGCCGCCAGCCGTGGGTCGTCTACGGCGTACAGCGAACTGCCGATGCCGTCTCCGCGCATGGCGACCTGCATATGTCTATCAGCCTGCTGACTTTTATCGTCGTCTACGGTTCGGTATTCGGCGTCGGCTACAGCTATATGCTGCGTCTGATTCGTAAAGGACCGCAGGACGCGCAGCCGCCAACTTCCGGCACGCCAGCTCGCCCGCTCTCCGCCGCCACCGGCCGTGAACAGCAGAAGGAGTTCCACTAA